In Polynucleobacter sp. AP-Ainpum-60-G11, one DNA window encodes the following:
- a CDS encoding nitrite/sulfite reductase has product MYKYDHIDQTLVDQRVIQFRDQVERRLNGTLAEEEFRPLRLQNGLYHQRHAYMLRIAIPYGLLSSKQLRTLAFIADKYDRGYGHFTTRQNIQFNWVELEQTPDILAELAKVEMHAIQTSGNCIRNITSDAFAGIAADEHVDPRPVCELLRQWSTLHPEFAHLPRKFKFAINGAKEDRTVLLCHDVGIELKKNPAIKNGELTADIYAGGGMGRTPIVGSLIKQGLPWQVLPSYLTALLRVYNRFGRRDNLYKARIKILVKALGPEEFARQVEGEWAHLHNETKQSKDNFTQAEWGRVAKHFTKPAYQQLNVLSDEAILVAAPESDRAAFARWLERNVKPHQVTGYASVILSLKPHGTVAPGDATSAQMNAIADLADQYSFGELRVTHEQNLVLADVEQTQLLNLWRAAKNHSLALPNIGLLTDIIACPGGDFCSLANAKSLPIAKAIQERFDDLDYLFDLGDISLNISGCINSCGHHHVGNIGVLGVDKDGEEWYQITLGGEQGNDASIGKVIGPSFYANEIPDVMTSLINTYIEQRAGDEPFIETYRRLGVTPFKEAAYKSNRKHPKGVLA; this is encoded by the coding sequence ATGTACAAATATGACCATATTGACCAAACCCTTGTAGATCAACGGGTTATCCAATTCCGAGACCAAGTTGAACGTCGTCTAAACGGCACCTTAGCCGAAGAAGAGTTCCGCCCTCTCCGCCTACAGAATGGTCTCTACCATCAGCGCCATGCATATATGCTACGCATTGCCATTCCTTATGGCTTATTGAGCTCTAAACAGCTTCGCACGCTAGCCTTCATTGCTGATAAATACGATCGCGGTTATGGTCACTTCACTACCCGTCAAAACATTCAGTTCAACTGGGTAGAGCTAGAGCAAACTCCGGACATCTTGGCTGAATTAGCCAAAGTAGAAATGCATGCCATTCAGACATCGGGCAACTGTATTCGCAACATCACAAGCGATGCCTTTGCAGGTATTGCTGCCGATGAACATGTCGACCCCCGTCCTGTTTGTGAACTCCTACGTCAATGGTCAACCTTACATCCAGAGTTTGCTCACCTGCCACGAAAGTTCAAGTTTGCGATTAATGGTGCGAAAGAAGATCGCACTGTCTTGCTTTGCCATGATGTCGGTATTGAACTCAAGAAAAACCCAGCTATCAAGAATGGTGAACTCACTGCAGACATCTATGCAGGTGGTGGTATGGGTCGCACACCCATAGTGGGATCATTAATTAAGCAAGGCTTGCCATGGCAGGTACTGCCAAGCTATTTAACTGCCCTCTTGCGTGTGTATAACCGCTTTGGTAGAAGAGATAATCTCTACAAAGCCCGCATCAAGATTTTGGTAAAGGCTTTAGGTCCCGAAGAATTTGCACGCCAAGTTGAAGGTGAATGGGCACACCTTCACAATGAAACAAAGCAGAGTAAAGATAATTTCACACAGGCTGAATGGGGGCGTGTTGCTAAGCACTTTACTAAGCCTGCATATCAACAGTTGAATGTATTAAGTGATGAGGCCATTCTTGTAGCTGCGCCTGAGAGTGATAGAGCTGCCTTTGCTCGTTGGTTAGAGCGCAATGTCAAACCCCATCAAGTTACAGGCTATGCCAGCGTAATCCTGTCGCTCAAGCCCCATGGCACAGTTGCTCCAGGCGATGCCACTAGTGCGCAGATGAATGCCATAGCTGACTTAGCCGACCAATATAGCTTTGGTGAGTTACGCGTTACGCATGAACAAAACTTAGTGCTAGCCGATGTTGAACAAACACAATTACTCAATCTTTGGCGTGCTGCTAAGAATCACAGTCTAGCCCTACCCAATATTGGATTACTCACTGACATCATTGCCTGCCCAGGAGGTGATTTCTGCTCATTAGCCAATGCTAAGTCCCTTCCGATTGCTAAGGCAATTCAGGAGCGATTTGATGATTTGGATTACTTATTTGATTTGGGTGATATCAGTTTAAATATCTCAGGATGTATTAATTCCTGCGGTCATCATCACGTCGGCAATATTGGCGTACTTGGCGTCGATAAAGATGGTGAAGAGTGGTACCAAATCACCTTAGGTGGAGAGCAAGGCAATGATGCCTCTATTGGCAAAGTCATTGGACCCTCTTTCTACGCCAATGAAATCCCCGACGTCATGACCAGTTTGATTAATACCTACATTGAACAACGCGCAGGCGATGAACCTTTCATTGAGACCTACCGCCGTCTAGGCGTAACCCCATTCAAAGAAGCGGCCTACAAGAGTAATCGCAAGCACCCCAAAGGAGTGTTAGCTTAA